The following proteins are co-located in the Engraulis encrasicolus isolate BLACKSEA-1 chromosome 2, IST_EnEncr_1.0, whole genome shotgun sequence genome:
- the gjc1 gene encoding gap junction gamma-1 protein, with translation MSWSFLTRLLEEIQNHSTFVGKLWLTVLIVFRIVLTAVGGESIYYDEQSKFVCNSGQPGCENVCYDAFAPLSHVRFWVFQIILSAMPSLMYMGYAANKIAKMEDTKGGGAGARGAGAGEGGAGTGTGTSGGGGGGYTHRRPRKMYFGARQHRGGGMEEGEEEQEDDPMIYEVPEPDTSRRDLLPPRPKPKVRHDGRRRIRDDGLMRIYVLQLVTRTVLEACFLAGQYFLYGFSVTDVFVCSGKPCPHNVDCFVSRPTEKTIFLRIMYGVTCLCLMLNVWEMLHLGFGTIGDIIRRRRAAPPDDEYQLGLLAAAAGVSVGVGGAGGPLSEGEGTGVGGVGVGGGGGGSSAADYVGYPFSWNTPSAPPGYNIVVKPEAMPYTDLSNAKMACKQNRENIAQEEQQQFGSNEDNFPTGSESRAPLPPPPPPLLNKDAMQHAQDQLEAAIQAYSQQHHHDNHHHHHHPDDPHRSNEDADDDDDDDNDDKPQSNITPAQKEKKHHHHHHHHHRSKAGRGGGSAGSGGGSSSSSSKSGEGKPSVWI, from the exons ATGAGCTGGAGCTTCCTGACGCGCCTGCTGGAGGAGATCCAGAACCACTCCACCTTCGTGGGGAAGCTGTGGCTCACCGTGCTCATCGTCTTCCGCATCGTGCTGACGGCGGTGGGCGGCGAGTCCATCTACTACGACGAGCAGAGCAAGTTCGTCTGCAACTCGGGCCAGCCGGGCTGCGAGAACGTGTGCTACGACGCCTTCGCGCCGCTCTCGCACGTGCGCTTCTGGGTCTTCCAGATCATCCTGTCGGCCATGCCCTCGCTCATGTACATGGGCTACGCCGCCAACAAGATCGCCAAGATGGAGGACACGAAAGGCGGCGGCGCAGGGGCGAGGGGGGCCGGCGCGGGCGAGGGCGGCGCCGGAACAGGGACTGGAACAAGCGGCGGAGGTGGCGGCGGTTACACGCACCGGCGTCCCAGGAAGATGTACTTTGGGGCGCGGCAGCACCGCGGCGGGGGAAtggaggagggcgaggaggagcaggaggacgaCCCCATGATCTACGAGGTGCCCGAGCCGGACACGTCTCGACGGGACCTGCTGCCGCCGCGGCCCAAGCCCAAGGTGCGGCACGACGGGCGCCGGCGTATCCGCGACGATGGCCTGATGCGCATCTACGTGCTGCAGCTGGTGACGCGCACGGTGCTGGAGGCCTGCTTCCTGGCAGGGCAGTACTTCCTGTACGGCTTCAGCGTCACCGATGTCTTCGTGTGCTCAGGCAAGCCGTGCCCGCACAACGTGGACTGCTTCGTGTCGCGGCCCACGGAGAAGACCATCTTCCTGCGCATCATGTACGGTGTCACCTGCCTGTGCCTGATGCTCAACGTCTGGGAGATGCTGCACCTCGGCTTCGGTACCATCGGCGACATCATACGGCGGAGACGGGCCGCACCACCCGACGACGAGTACCAGCTGGGACTTCTGGCCGCCGCGGCAGGGGTGTCGGTGGGGGTGGGCGGTGCCGGGGGACCGCTCAGCGAGGGTGAGGGCACCGGGGTGGGCGGGGTGGGGGTCGGCGGTGGCGGAGGGGGCAGCAGCGCGGCGGACTATGTCGGGTACCCGTTCTCCTGGAACACGCCGTCGGCGCCGCCAGGATACAACATCGTGGTGAAG CCCGAGGCCATGCCCTACACGGACCTGAGCAACGCCAAGATGGCCTGCAAGCAGAACCGCGAGAACATCGcccaggaggagcagcagcagtttGGCTCCAACGAGGACAACTTCCCCACGGGCAGCGAGTCGCGCGCCCCGCTGCCGCCCCCTCCGCCGCCCCTCCTCAACAAGGACGCCATGCAGCACGCCCAGGACCAGCTGGAGGCCGCCATACAGGCCTACAGTCAGCAGCACCACCacgacaaccaccaccaccatcaccaccccgaCGACCCTCACCGTAGCAACGAGGATGCtgacgatgatgacgacgacgacaacGACGACAAGCCACAGAGCAACATCACGCCGGCGCAGAAGGAGAAgaagcatcatcatcaccatcatcaccatcaccggtCCAAAGCCGGCAGGGGTGGGGGCAGTGCTGGCAGCGGGggagggagcagcagcagcagcagcaaatcgGGAGAGGGCAAGCCGTCCGTGTGGATATGA
- the LOC134461479 gene encoding guanylate-binding protein 1-like, protein MASVSISMEGPVCLVDNGPDGKMSVQQGALQILQQIQQPVVVVAVVGLYRTGKSYLMNRLAGKQTGFALGSTIESKTKGIWMWCVPHPNKPGHTLVLLDTGGLGDVDKGDSKHDTQIFSLAVLLSSTLVYNSRGTIDNRAVEELQYVTELADFIKVKSSDEVGEDTEFVKVFPTFIWAVRDFTLQKKIDEKDISDDDYLGFALQLKPGTGRKVTDYNLPRECIQKYFPSRKCFIFPFPTHPERVMLLDTLNCPQLDAKFLEVSKRFCDFVFDNSPAKKLSDGYTVNGRVFAGLVKTYVDTIASGDVPCLENAVVAMAQIENEAAVKKGLAEYKDGLMKLKRRFPVFLKEITSEHQGVNKLAIETFMKSSFKDDDGKYMHSLEEAIKKSFSSFLHQNEQASVKSCQGIISDLSGPMRAKIQQGAYTKAGGYKLFEKDLEDIVDNYNITTAGAVKAEEVLEEFLEQRKQESTAILQADKRLSKKEKEICEQREQGLLMEQKVRAAEEQQRLLGEKIEAERASSEERIRQLNSKMEEDMARQKKENDAAMERKLQEQARLLEQGFKDKADKMQLEMNELNRKAEEAAKSRSEEFANMMAAMDRRHTDSMKMMNEQLKLTREMIANQNKRGRKRCCIQ, encoded by the exons atggCATCAGTGTCCATATCCATGGAGGGTCCGGTGTGTCTGGTGGACAATGGACCTGATGGGAAGATgagtgtccagcagggggcactgCAGATCCTGCAGCAGATCCAgcagccggtggtggtggtggctgtggtggggcTCTACCGCACGGGGAAGTCCTACCTCATGAACCGACTGGCTGGGAAGCAGACAG GCTTTGCTCTGGGCAGTACCATTGAGTCCAAAACCAAAGGCATATGGATGTGGTGTGTACCTCACCCAAACAAACCAG GACACACCCTGGTGCTGCTGGACACTGGGGGACTGGGGGACGTGGACAAG GGAGACTCCAAACACGACACCCAGATCTTCTCTCTGGCTGTTCTGCTGAGCAGCACTCTGGTCTACAACAGCAGAGGAACCATTGACAACAGAGCAGTGGAGGAGCTGCA ATATGTAACAGAATTGGCAGATTTCATCAAGGTGAAGTCCTCTGATGAAGTTGGAGAAGATACAGAGTTTGTGAAAGTCTTCCCCACGTTCATCTGGGCTGTGAGGGATTTCACTCTGCAGAAAAAGATTGACGAGAAAGATATCTCAGATGATGACTACTTAGGCTTCGCTCTTCAGTTGAAACCTG GTACTGGGAGGAAAGTGACTGATTACAATCTTCCTCGAGAGTGTATCCAAAAGTACTTCCCATCCCGAAAGTGTTTCATCTTCCCATTCCCAACCCATCCAGAGAGGGTGATGCTACTGGATACCTTGAATTGTCCTCAACTAGATGCAAAATTCCTGGAGGTCTCAAAGCGATTTTGCGACTTTGTTTTCGACAATAGTCCAGCGAAGAAGCTGAGTGATGGCTACACTGTCAACGGCAGAG TTTTTGCTGGTCTAGTGAAGACATATGTGGACACCATAGCCAGTGGGGATGTCCCATGCCTGGAGAATGCGGTGGTTGCCATGGCACAGATTGAGAATGAGGCTGCTGTGAAGAAGGGCCTGGCAGAATACAAGGATGGACTGATGAAGCTGAAGAGACGCTTCCCAGTGTTCCTGAAGGAGATCACTTCTGAGCACCAAGGCGTTAACAAGCTCGCCATAGAGACCTTCATGAAGAGCTCTTTCAAAGACGACGACGGGAAATACATGCATTCCCTGGAG GAGGCCATCAAGAAGTCATTCAGTAGCTTCCTCCATCAGAATGAGCAGGCATCTGTGAAGTCATGCCAGGGTATCATCTCAGACCTGTCCGGCCCAATGAGAGCCAAAATCCAACAGGGGGCTTACACCAAGGCTGGAGGTTACAAGCTCTTTGAAAAGGACCTGGAGGACATTGTGGATAACTACAACATAACAACTGCAGGAGCCGTTAAG gCTGAGGAGGTGCTTGAGGAGTTTCTAGAACAGCGGAAGCAGGAGTCTACTGCCATCCTACAAGCTGACAAGCGCCTGAGTAAAAAGGAGAAGGAAATATGTG agcaACGTGAGCAGGGCCTGCTGATGGAGCAGAAGGTGCGAGCTGCTGAAGAGCAACAGCGCCTCCTGGGGGAGAAGATTGAAGCTGAGCGCGCAAGCTCAGAGGAGCGCATTCGACAGCTCAATAGCAAGATGGAGGAGGACATGGCTCGCCAAAAGAAAGAGAACGATGCAGCCATGGAACGCAAACTACAGGAacag gcTAGGCTGCTGGAACAAGGCTTCAAGGACAAAGCAGACAAGATGCAACTGGAGATGAACGAGTTgaacaggaaggcagaggaagcgGCCAAATCACGCAGTGAGGAGTTTGCAAACATGATGGCGGCCATGGACCGCAGACACACGGACTCCATGAAGATGATGAATGAGCAGCTAAAGTTGACACGCGAAATGATagcaaatcaaaacaaaagaGGACGCAAACGCTGCTGCATCCAATGA